A part of uncultured Acidilobus sp. JCHS genomic DNA contains:
- a CDS encoding universal archaeal KH-domain/beta-lactamase-domain protein produces MESQPQTGEERRLVSGTQLRRLIVTEIYKNLGDAEITKIEFEGPEIAIYVKNPRWMLEGEEKVKELAKQLRKRIVVRSDPKARATKEFTLRYIIENAPEDVTIDPSDIQFDEVLGEVRVLTDKPGKLIGKGKAFRNQVLAQTGWRLEVQRKPPLLSKTLYSINELYLMASAERRKALRDIGERIYRDMIVGPRHVRVVGLGGFGEVGRSCVLVDTAESKILLDVGFSQSGFGPDSYPRFDASELRIDELDAVVISHAHMDHVGLAPLLYKYGYRGPIYMTPPTRDIATLLLKDFIDVFVKEGKEPPFTLKDLTTMLNHTITVNYDVVTDLSPDAKLTFSDAGHVLGSALVHIHIGQGLFNILYTGDIKYYSIKENKALRLQPPANTEYHRVEALIMESTYGGTDTPPREEAEQRLFQLINAVHQRGGKVLIPVMAVGRAQDMMVLLGKAMAEKKIPEMPIYIDGLIYEVTAIYTAYPELLSKEIRDEMLNQGSNPFITPQMVFVNDQSKRDEAIYTQGPAIIISTSGMMVGGPILEYFKRLAEDARNALVFVSYQASGTLGRRIADGEKEVQLEDEGKLRTFKVNLEVQRIEGFSGHANRSELLAFLRRLTPKPRIVVLNHGETAQLASLASTIKTRWDKLGFETSPEVIVPENLEAVRLYPRSSKLHAALLYS; encoded by the coding sequence TTGGAGAGTCAGCCCCAGACAGGAGAGGAGCGCCGCCTGGTATCAGGCACGCAGCTACGTAGGCTCATAGTTACTGAGATTTATAAGAACCTGGGCGACGCCGAGATCACGAAGATAGAGTTCGAGGGCCCTGAGATAGCGATCTACGTCAAGAACCCGAGGTGGATGCTAGAGGGCGAGGAGAAGGTAAAGGAGTTAGCGAAGCAGCTGAGGAAGAGGATAGTTGTAAGGAGCGACCCGAAGGCCAGGGCTACAAAGGAGTTCACGTTAAGGTACATAATTGAGAACGCCCCCGAGGACGTCACGATAGACCCTAGCGATATACAGTTTGACGAGGTCCTGGGCGAGGTAAGGGTACTGACGGATAAGCCAGGGAAGCTAATAGGCAAGGGCAAGGCCTTCAGGAACCAGGTCCTTGCGCAGACGGGCTGGAGGCTTGAGGTTCAGAGGAAGCCGCCGCTGCTGAGCAAGACCCTGTACTCAATTAATGAGCTCTACCTTATGGCGTCAGCAGAGCGCAGGAAGGCCCTAAGGGACATAGGGGAGAGGATCTACAGGGACATGATAGTAGGACCAAGGCATGTAAGGGTCGTAGGCCTTGGGGGCTTTGGCGAGGTCGGAAGGTCATGCGTTCTAGTGGACACGGCCGAGAGCAAGATACTTCTTGACGTGGGGTTCTCACAGAGCGGCTTCGGGCCTGACTCCTACCCTAGGTTTGACGCGTCCGAGCTGAGGATAGACGAGCTTGACGCGGTGGTGATCTCCCACGCCCACATGGATCACGTAGGCTTGGCGCCGCTGCTTTACAAGTACGGCTACAGGGGGCCCATCTACATGACCCCGCCAACAAGGGATATAGCAACCCTGCTCCTGAAGGACTTCATAGACGTCTTTGTCAAGGAGGGCAAGGAGCCCCCCTTCACGCTCAAGGACCTGACCACAATGCTTAACCATACTATAACCGTGAACTATGATGTAGTTACTGACCTGTCCCCGGACGCCAAGCTCACGTTCAGCGACGCCGGCCACGTCTTGGGCTCCGCCCTAGTTCACATCCACATAGGTCAGGGCCTCTTCAACATACTCTACACGGGCGACATAAAGTACTACAGCATAAAGGAGAACAAGGCCCTTCGTCTTCAGCCGCCCGCGAACACAGAATATCATAGGGTTGAGGCGTTGATCATGGAGAGCACGTACGGGGGCACCGACACACCTCCACGCGAGGAGGCGGAGCAGCGGCTGTTCCAGCTCATAAACGCTGTTCACCAGAGAGGGGGCAAGGTTCTCATACCGGTTATGGCCGTAGGCCGTGCCCAGGACATGATGGTCCTCCTAGGTAAGGCCATGGCCGAGAAGAAGATACCCGAGATGCCCATCTACATAGACGGGCTCATATATGAGGTCACGGCCATTTATACTGCCTACCCTGAGCTCCTGTCTAAGGAGATAAGGGATGAGATGCTGAACCAAGGCAGCAACCCCTTCATAACGCCACAGATGGTGTTCGTTAACGATCAGAGCAAGAGGGATGAGGCCATTTACACCCAGGGACCCGCCATAATAATATCTACGAGCGGCATGATGGTAGGCGGCCCCATACTGGAGTACTTCAAGAGGCTGGCGGAGGACGCTAGGAATGCCTTGGTCTTCGTGAGCTACCAGGCCTCAGGCACCCTGGGCAGGAGGATAGCTGATGGCGAGAAGGAGGTGCAGCTCGAGGACGAGGGCAAGCTGAGGACCTTTAAGGTGAACCTGGAGGTCCAGAGGATAGAGGGCTTCTCAGGGCACGCTAACAGGAGTGAGCTACTGGCCTTCCTGAGGAGGCTCACGCCGAAGCCAAGGATAGTGGTGCTTAACCACGGCGAGACCGCTCAGCTGGCGTCCCTGGCCTCAACTATCAAGACCCGCTGGGACAAGCTGGGCTTTGAGACGTCGCCAGAGGTCATAGTGCCCGAGAACCTTGAGGCCGTGAGGCTATACCCTAGATCCTCAAAACTGCACGCGGCCCTACTTTACTCCTGA
- a CDS encoding proteasome endopeptidase complex, archaeal, beta subunit, with protein sequence MDGAKNMSENYWGYSVKAWHGTTTVGLVIKDYVVLAADKRATAGFLIASRSVKKIVKVTDYAAMTISGLVADAQALADVVREEARYYEMNTGRRLSIYGMATLLANVLSSSKYFPYIVQLIIGGYDTAPRLYAIDPYGGVTEEKMTASGSGSPVALGVLERGYSEDLDLEGAVKLASEAVRSAILRDAATGDGIDVTIIGHKTYQERFIPFRAS encoded by the coding sequence ATGGATGGGGCAAAGAACATGAGCGAAAACTACTGGGGTTACAGCGTTAAGGCTTGGCATGGAACCACTACCGTGGGTCTCGTCATTAAGGACTACGTAGTGCTTGCCGCCGACAAGCGGGCCACGGCTGGCTTCCTGATAGCGAGCAGGTCCGTCAAGAAGATAGTGAAGGTCACTGACTACGCCGCCATGACGATCTCAGGCCTCGTCGCGGACGCCCAGGCCCTCGCAGATGTAGTCAGAGAGGAGGCAAGATATTACGAGATGAACACGGGTAGGAGGCTCAGCATTTACGGCATGGCTACCCTCCTCGCTAACGTGCTTTCCTCGAGCAAATACTTCCCTTACATAGTTCAGCTGATCATAGGGGGTTACGACACGGCCCCTCGGCTTTACGCTATAGACCCTTATGGAGGAGTTACGGAAGAGAAGATGACGGCAAGCGGTTCAGGCTCGCCAGTGGCGCTGGGAGTCCTTGAGAGGGGCTACTCTGAGGACCTTGACCTTGAAGGCGCTGTCAAGCTGGCCTCTGAAGCCGTTAGGTCCGCGATATTAAGGGACGCCGCGACTGGCGACGGAATAGACGTCACTATAATAGGTCATAAAACGTATCAGGAAAGGTTTATACCTTTCAGAGCAAGTTAG
- a CDS encoding Glycerol dehydrogenase — MYQGQHIIDLPKRIVVGEGVLSQLGTHFKELFNKGGLVYVVTGQNILQLYYKKVKEMLEDAGFSVTYLVTGPATVDEARRVASEAEKDRADILMGLGGGRSIDLAKYAAAELGKDFVSVPTSPSHDGITSPFATLRGFERPYSKLARPPKLLLLDIDVLASAPRRLAAAGFGDLIGKFTAVLDWRLAHRLRGEYYGAYAASLALMSAKHVSAYARQIGAGNREGLRALVEALVSSGVAMCIAGSSRPASGSEHLFAHALEMISQSPPLHGEAVGVGTIMMSYLHGLRWSRVRRLLKEAGAPTTAKELGVKEEEVIEALVKAASIRPERYTILGEKGLTREAAEELAIRTKVIG; from the coding sequence GTGTATCAGGGTCAACACATAATTGATCTGCCCAAGAGGATTGTTGTGGGGGAGGGCGTCCTCTCCCAGCTAGGTACCCACTTTAAGGAGCTCTTCAACAAGGGAGGCCTTGTCTACGTGGTCACGGGCCAAAATATACTACAGTTATATTATAAAAAGGTTAAGGAAATGCTTGAGGACGCGGGCTTTAGCGTGACCTACCTAGTGACAGGGCCAGCCACCGTTGATGAGGCCAGGAGGGTCGCGTCCGAGGCCGAGAAGGACCGTGCTGACATCCTCATGGGACTTGGAGGGGGCAGAAGCATAGACCTGGCTAAGTACGCGGCAGCCGAGCTGGGGAAGGATTTCGTGAGCGTCCCAACTTCACCAAGCCATGACGGTATAACCAGCCCCTTTGCCACTCTCAGGGGGTTCGAGAGGCCTTACTCCAAGCTCGCCAGGCCACCTAAGCTGTTGCTGCTTGACATAGACGTTCTGGCCTCCGCGCCTAGGAGGCTTGCGGCGGCGGGCTTTGGCGACCTGATAGGCAAGTTCACGGCCGTCCTTGACTGGAGGCTGGCCCATAGGCTCAGGGGTGAGTACTACGGCGCCTACGCTGCAAGCCTAGCGCTGATGAGCGCCAAGCACGTGAGCGCTTACGCTAGGCAGATAGGCGCAGGCAACAGGGAAGGCCTTAGAGCGCTGGTCGAGGCCCTAGTGAGCAGCGGCGTCGCCATGTGCATAGCTGGAAGTAGCAGGCCGGCGAGCGGCTCTGAGCACCTCTTCGCCCACGCGCTAGAGATGATTAGCCAGAGCCCCCCGCTCCACGGCGAGGCCGTGGGCGTTGGCACAATAATGATGTCGTATCTTCACGGCCTCAGGTGGTCACGCGTTAGGAGGCTCCTCAAGGAGGCCGGGGCGCCGACGACTGCTAAGGAGCTTGGCGTTAAGGAGGAAGAGGTCATAGAGGCCCTCGTTAAGGCGGCCTCAATAAGGCCGGAGAGGTACACAATACTTGGTGAGAAGGGCCTGACGAGGGAGGCGGCCGAGGAGCTGGCTATAAGGACCAAGGTCATAGGGTAG
- a CDS encoding thermosome, archaeal, with the protein MSVPLETMGVPVIILKEGTQRAAGREALRNNMMAAMAVAEILKTTYGPKGMDKMLVDSLGDVTITNDGATILDKMDIQHPAGKMLVQAAKGQDEEAGDGTKTSVIFAGDLLRQAEDLLDRNIHPTIIIQGYKMALDKTSELIDKLAETVRYEDDDILVKVAKTSLSSKAVSEARDYFAKLVVQAVKAVAEKRGDKWYVDINNVQIVKKHGGSLLDTQLVNGIVIDKEVVHPDMPKRVTNAKIAVLDAPLEIQKPEIDMEISISSPDAIKRLLDKQEKILQEKVEKIAATGANVVITQKGIDDVAQHFLAKKGILAVRRVKRSDVEKLARATGAKIVTNIDDLKPEDLGYADLVEERKVGEDKMVFIEGAKNPRSVTILIRGGFERIVDEAERSIHDALSAVADAIMDGKVVAGGGSVEVELAKHLREWAKTVPGKIQLAVEAFARALESLPQTLATNAGHDPIDVLMKLRSSHSDASKKWYGVDLNTGNPIDMWASGVIEPLRVKLNAYKAGTEAATLILRIDDMVAAKRTETGAGKKPEEKKEEEESGKSSTSSSSD; encoded by the coding sequence ATGTCAGTCCCTCTTGAGACCATGGGGGTTCCAGTGATTATACTCAAGGAGGGCACTCAGAGGGCTGCAGGCCGTGAGGCCCTTAGGAACAACATGATGGCAGCCATGGCGGTCGCGGAGATACTTAAGACGACTTACGGACCTAAGGGCATGGACAAGATGCTTGTCGACAGCCTTGGCGACGTGACGATAACTAACGACGGGGCCACCATACTTGACAAGATGGACATCCAGCACCCAGCTGGCAAGATGCTAGTTCAGGCCGCCAAGGGCCAGGACGAGGAGGCAGGGGATGGCACTAAGACGTCGGTGATCTTCGCGGGTGACCTTCTCAGGCAGGCAGAGGACTTGCTGGACAGGAACATACACCCAACGATCATAATTCAGGGCTACAAGATGGCCCTTGATAAGACGAGCGAGCTCATAGACAAGCTGGCAGAGACCGTTAGGTACGAGGACGACGACATCCTGGTGAAGGTAGCTAAGACGAGCCTGAGCAGCAAGGCCGTCAGCGAGGCCCGCGATTACTTCGCTAAGCTGGTGGTCCAGGCGGTTAAGGCCGTGGCTGAGAAGAGGGGCGACAAGTGGTACGTTGACATAAATAACGTTCAGATAGTTAAGAAGCACGGAGGCAGCCTCCTCGACACCCAGCTCGTCAACGGGATCGTTATAGATAAGGAGGTCGTGCACCCAGACATGCCGAAGAGGGTGACCAACGCCAAGATAGCGGTCCTCGACGCGCCCCTCGAGATACAGAAGCCTGAGATAGACATGGAAATAAGCATATCCTCCCCCGACGCCATAAAGAGGCTCCTTGATAAGCAGGAGAAGATCCTCCAGGAGAAGGTTGAGAAGATAGCCGCGACGGGCGCCAACGTTGTAATAACCCAGAAGGGAATTGACGACGTCGCCCAGCACTTCCTGGCCAAGAAGGGCATACTCGCCGTGAGGAGGGTCAAGAGGAGCGACGTAGAGAAGCTCGCCAGGGCCACCGGCGCAAAGATAGTGACCAACATAGATGACCTCAAGCCTGAGGACCTGGGCTACGCTGACCTCGTGGAGGAGAGGAAGGTAGGGGAGGACAAGATGGTCTTCATAGAGGGCGCCAAGAACCCGAGGAGCGTGACCATACTGATAAGGGGCGGCTTCGAAAGGATAGTTGATGAGGCTGAGAGGTCCATACATGACGCTCTGAGCGCCGTAGCTGACGCCATAATGGACGGCAAGGTGGTCGCCGGGGGCGGCTCTGTAGAGGTGGAGCTGGCAAAGCACCTGAGGGAGTGGGCTAAGACAGTGCCGGGCAAGATACAGCTGGCCGTTGAGGCCTTCGCGAGGGCCCTTGAGTCGCTACCCCAGACATTGGCCACGAACGCCGGTCATGACCCTATCGACGTGTTGATGAAGCTCAGGAGCTCTCACTCGGACGCCTCCAAGAAGTGGTATGGCGTTGACCTCAATACCGGGAACCCCATAGACATGTGGGCCTCGGGGGTCATAGAGCCTCTGAGGGTCAAGCTCAACGCTTACAAGGCGGGCACCGAGGCCGCAACGCTGATACTCAGGATAGACGACATGGTCGCGGCCAAGAGGACCGAGACAGGCGCCGGCAAGAAGCCCGAGGAGAAGAAGGAAGAGGAGGAGAGCGGTAAGTCGTCAACTTCTTCATCCTCAGACTGA
- a CDS encoding Ribosomal protein S17E, with the protein MGKVRTSLVKRTARELLAKYPDLFTEDFQHNKKAVSQLTAWGSKKLRNQVAGYVTSLVKLQKKRQQLRAAEEGQAAQ; encoded by the coding sequence TTGGGGAAGGTCAGGACGTCGCTAGTGAAGAGGACCGCTAGGGAGCTCCTCGCGAAGTACCCAGACCTGTTCACCGAGGACTTTCAGCACAATAAGAAGGCTGTGTCCCAGCTGACGGCCTGGGGTTCTAAGAAGCTCAGGAACCAGGTGGCCGGCTACGTGACGAGCCTGGTCAAGCTACAGAAGAAGAGACAGCAGCTCAGGGCAGCCGAGGAGGGCCAGGCTGCTCAGTGA
- a CDS encoding putative phosphoribosyltransferase — MAQVRVRLLGALKERTDGKQEVWVEARSWSEALRALLASYPQLSVAVDDRGRPRPGFLVFVDGVDCRLLDEGAPANEVDLLPVNHGGVEFRFVTWNDVEEAIRRIADKIQASSFKPEVIVGVMRGGVVPGRLLADRLGIEDIGVIEVKLYISAGQRGERPYLRQPLTLSIKDRRVLLVDDVSDSGLTLQFSVQALSLYMPAEIKTATLYIKPWTKYVPDYYAEQVNEWVIFPWETEEFEREYRTHR, encoded by the coding sequence TTGGCCCAGGTCAGGGTAAGGCTTCTGGGGGCCCTCAAGGAGAGAACTGATGGCAAGCAGGAGGTCTGGGTAGAGGCCAGGAGCTGGAGCGAGGCCCTAAGGGCTCTGTTAGCGTCCTACCCTCAGCTCTCAGTCGCCGTTGATGACCGCGGGAGGCCAAGGCCAGGCTTCCTAGTGTTCGTGGACGGCGTTGACTGCAGGCTCCTTGATGAGGGAGCGCCGGCAAACGAGGTAGACCTGCTCCCCGTCAACCACGGCGGCGTGGAGTTCAGGTTCGTAACGTGGAATGATGTAGAGGAGGCGATCAGGAGGATCGCAGATAAGATCCAGGCGTCCTCATTTAAGCCCGAGGTCATAGTCGGCGTTATGAGAGGGGGCGTCGTACCTGGGAGACTTCTGGCTGACAGGCTCGGCATAGAGGACATAGGGGTCATTGAGGTGAAGCTTTACATTTCGGCCGGCCAGAGAGGCGAGAGGCCTTACCTCAGGCAGCCGTTGACGCTTTCGATCAAGGATAGGAGGGTCCTGCTAGTTGATGACGTAAGCGACTCAGGCCTCACCCTTCAGTTCTCGGTCCAGGCGCTGTCGCTATACATGCCAGCTGAAATAAAGACGGCGACCCTTTACATAAAGCCCTGGACCAAATACGTCCCCGATTACTACGCTGAGCAGGTAAACGAGTGGGTAATATTTCCGTGGGAGACGGAAGAGTTTGAAAGGGAATATAGGACACATAGGTAA
- a CDS encoding Carbamate kinase, with the protein MRIVIALGGNALQKPNEKGTPSQLWDNVRRTARLLAASIGDNEVVITHGNGPQVGQLLESMIMAADIYPVQTIDIADAMTQGWLGYLIQTALEEALGFRRRVLALITRVLVDAKDPSFLNPSKPVGRIVSQREAEELSKRYGWKFERDPRGGYRRVVPSPEPLEVLELPIIERLIKDGTVVIAAGGGGIPLVRQGDRLMPVEAVIDKDLVSALLAIGLRADKFVILTDVEGVAINYGRQDQRWLKEVTTEELKVLYAKGEFPPGSMGPKVLAAVRFAEATGNPAIIGSLDEAPDVIAGRRGTIVRRP; encoded by the coding sequence ATGAGGATAGTCATAGCCCTGGGAGGTAACGCCCTTCAGAAGCCTAACGAGAAGGGGACCCCCTCTCAGCTCTGGGACAACGTACGGAGGACCGCTAGGCTCCTCGCAGCCTCTATAGGCGATAACGAGGTGGTGATAACCCACGGCAACGGTCCTCAGGTAGGTCAGCTGCTCGAGTCCATGATTATGGCAGCTGACATTTATCCTGTTCAAACCATCGACATAGCTGACGCTATGACCCAGGGGTGGCTTGGCTACCTGATTCAGACGGCCCTTGAGGAGGCCCTGGGCTTCAGGCGACGCGTCCTTGCGCTGATCACAAGGGTTTTGGTAGACGCTAAGGATCCCTCCTTCCTAAACCCCTCCAAGCCTGTGGGCAGGATAGTAAGCCAAAGGGAGGCCGAGGAGCTCTCCAAGAGGTATGGGTGGAAGTTCGAGCGGGACCCCAGAGGGGGCTACAGGAGGGTTGTGCCCAGTCCTGAGCCCCTGGAAGTTCTTGAGCTGCCAATCATAGAGCGCCTTATCAAGGATGGAACGGTAGTCATTGCGGCAGGAGGAGGAGGAATACCGCTCGTAAGGCAGGGCGATAGGCTGATGCCCGTTGAAGCTGTGATAGACAAGGACCTGGTCAGCGCTCTCCTGGCAATTGGGCTGAGAGCTGACAAGTTCGTAATACTGACGGACGTCGAGGGCGTGGCAATCAATTACGGGAGACAGGACCAGAGGTGGCTCAAGGAGGTCACAACTGAAGAGCTAAAGGTCCTTTACGCTAAGGGCGAGTTCCCGCCCGGCTCCATGGGCCCAAAGGTCCTGGCGGCTGTTAGGTTCGCTGAGGCCACAGGCAACCCGGCAATCATAGGAAGCCTTGACGAGGCGCCTGACGTAATAGCTGGCCGCCGCGGGACTATCGTAAGGCGGCCCTAG
- a CDS encoding putative thioesterase: MSPLYSKRYRVYWSETDAALMMHFSNFFRVCERTEEEFLASLGVTQRGPPGSRILMPRVHAECDYESPLRPGAVYRVDITDVIIGRSSLQYLYEFYDESSGKLSARCKIVAVFYDEAEGKAKEIPMELREKLLAAGARLREDLAST; encoded by the coding sequence ATGTCCCCCCTCTACTCGAAGAGGTACAGGGTTTACTGGAGCGAGACCGACGCAGCGCTCATGATGCACTTCTCCAACTTCTTCAGGGTCTGCGAGCGGACAGAGGAGGAGTTCCTGGCCTCCCTTGGCGTAACGCAGAGGGGCCCACCCGGCTCAAGGATCCTCATGCCGCGCGTCCACGCCGAGTGCGACTACGAGAGCCCGCTTAGGCCTGGCGCCGTTTACAGGGTTGATATAACTGACGTGATTATAGGCAGGAGCAGCCTACAGTATCTTTATGAGTTCTACGATGAAAGCAGCGGCAAACTTTCGGCTAGGTGCAAGATAGTTGCCGTATTCTATGATGAGGCTGAGGGGAAGGCGAAAGAGATACCTATGGAGCTCAGGGAGAAGCTTTTGGCCGCCGGGGCGAGGTTAAGGGAAGACTTGGCGTCTACCTAA
- a CDS encoding LSM domain produces MAVATEPARRFTARLNSLMDRVVTVVTREGRQYTGKLVGFDPASLSVALEEVRDQQGSSWPVVIVMGNNLAEIRVAESEVFNAKEFAEFIARFGNIDRSQIKVFEDANVVEVSRNIRVSKNGVEGAGPLAQKVNTLYREYLRTKGVTVSR; encoded by the coding sequence TTGGCCGTAGCCACAGAGCCCGCTAGGAGGTTCACTGCGAGGCTTAACTCCCTGATGGACAGGGTGGTCACGGTCGTCACGAGAGAAGGGCGGCAGTACACAGGTAAGCTCGTGGGCTTTGACCCTGCGAGCCTTTCAGTGGCGCTTGAAGAGGTCAGGGACCAGCAGGGCTCGAGCTGGCCTGTGGTCATCGTGATGGGCAACAACCTCGCCGAGATAAGGGTAGCCGAGTCCGAGGTCTTTAACGCGAAGGAGTTCGCAGAGTTCATAGCCAGGTTCGGCAACATAGACAGGTCTCAGATAAAGGTCTTCGAGGACGCTAACGTAGTGGAGGTCAGCAGGAACATAAGGGTCTCAAAGAACGGCGTTGAGGGCGCTGGGCCGCTCGCCCAAAAGGTCAACACACTCTATCGGGAGTACCTCAGGACGAAGGGGGTAACAGTAAGCAGATGA
- a CDS encoding tRNA-guanine transglycosylase, with product MTVFKIRDFELAGRIGTLITKGGQVETPAFFPVIDPIRQEVSISDIEEVGFRQVITNAYLLYKRFRDRARGEGVHRILGFNGTVMTDSGAYQLLEYGEIDIDQDTIIGYERDIGSDVAVILDHPTGDVSRAEAEESVKKTLENAVSALKLIGSPEESKTVWVLPIQGGRYLDLVARSAEESSRLPYPMYALGSPTVFMEKYKYSAVLDMLGTAKLRLPPERPLHLFGAGHPLMFPFAVALGADTFDSASYVLYARDDRYMTDYGTVRLQELEYFPCSCPVCSRYTPKDLLEMPPAERRRLLALHNLYVIKRSIERVKQAMREGRLWELLVEISRYRPEAREALRTLSKYYKLLEEYTSRSKGSLRGLRLISIESVWNPRVMRYRSWAASRYAPYAKRVLLRPLLSSAGRCTSEKPGSKDLEVIYYMPYLGLVPASACGAYPTAQHRYSGVVDDDVIRDLVNFVRAFIARVRRMGYEVSAEATYRRAWSVEVGRELERMGVSVTWLGPKKRLT from the coding sequence ATGACCGTTTTCAAGATAAGGGACTTCGAGCTGGCTGGAAGGATCGGCACCCTGATAACTAAGGGGGGACAGGTGGAGACCCCTGCCTTCTTTCCTGTCATAGATCCCATAAGACAGGAGGTCAGTATCAGCGACATAGAGGAGGTGGGCTTCAGGCAGGTAATAACTAACGCCTACCTGCTTTACAAGAGGTTTAGGGACAGGGCGCGGGGCGAAGGGGTTCACAGAATCCTAGGCTTCAACGGCACCGTCATGACCGACTCAGGCGCCTATCAGCTGCTTGAATATGGAGAGATCGATATTGATCAGGACACAATAATAGGTTACGAGAGGGACATAGGCAGTGACGTAGCTGTCATACTCGACCACCCCACAGGCGACGTCAGCAGGGCTGAGGCAGAGGAGAGCGTTAAGAAGACCCTTGAGAACGCTGTCAGTGCCCTTAAGCTCATAGGGTCTCCAGAGGAGTCTAAGACCGTATGGGTCCTCCCAATACAGGGAGGCAGGTACCTTGACCTTGTCGCCAGGAGCGCGGAGGAGTCCTCCAGGTTGCCCTACCCCATGTACGCCTTAGGCAGCCCCACCGTCTTCATGGAGAAGTACAAGTACAGCGCAGTTCTTGACATGCTTGGGACGGCCAAGCTGAGGCTGCCGCCTGAGAGGCCTCTTCACCTCTTCGGCGCAGGCCACCCGCTGATGTTCCCCTTTGCGGTGGCCCTGGGCGCGGACACCTTCGACTCAGCTTCATACGTGCTTTACGCAAGGGACGACAGGTACATGACGGACTACGGCACGGTCAGGCTTCAGGAGCTTGAGTACTTCCCGTGCTCCTGCCCCGTGTGCAGCAGGTACACTCCCAAGGACCTGCTTGAGATGCCGCCCGCTGAGAGGCGGAGGCTCCTAGCGCTTCACAACCTTTACGTTATAAAGAGGTCCATTGAGAGGGTCAAGCAAGCCATGAGGGAGGGAAGGCTGTGGGAGCTCCTCGTGGAGATCTCAAGGTATAGGCCTGAGGCCCGGGAGGCCCTGAGGACACTCTCTAAGTACTATAAGCTCCTTGAGGAGTACACGTCCAGGTCAAAGGGCTCCTTAAGGGGCCTCAGGCTTATCTCCATAGAAAGCGTCTGGAACCCTCGCGTCATGCGGTACCGCTCATGGGCCGCCTCCCGGTACGCGCCCTACGCCAAGAGGGTTTTGCTCAGGCCGCTCCTGTCCTCAGCGGGCAGGTGCACTTCTGAGAAACCAGGAAGCAAGGACCTTGAGGTTATCTACTACATGCCTTACCTTGGGCTCGTGCCAGCCAGCGCCTGCGGGGCCTACCCAACGGCCCAGCACAGGTACTCAGGCGTCGTAGATGATGACGTGATAAGGGACTTAGTAAATTTCGTAAGGGCCTTCATAGCAAGAGTTAGAAGGATGGGCTATGAGGTCTCAGCTGAGGCTACCTATAGGAGGGCTTGGAGTGTAGAGGTTGGAAGGGAGCTAGAGAGGATGGGTGTAAGCGTTACGTGGCTTGGCCCGAAGAAGAGGCTTACATGA